The Scyliorhinus canicula chromosome 13, sScyCan1.1, whole genome shotgun sequence genome contains a region encoding:
- the LOC119975436 gene encoding zinc finger protein OZF-like, translating to MLFICSICRKEFTDSSHLMRHQRVHTGERPFSCSICGKGFTQSSHLLRHQHVHTNKRPFQCSDCGKTFKSKQDLLRHQHTHTGERPFTCSKCGKGFTNSSNLLKHQRVHTDERPFKCSDCGKCYKSSEELTCHQRVHTDKRPFRCSHCGTGFTRSSQLTVHQRRHTGERPFTCSICGKGFTCSSHLTAHQRIHTNKRPFKCSDCEESFKSRNELLTHQHNHTGERPFTCSECGKGFCRSSHLLIHQRVHNGERPFTCPECGKGFTQSSILLTHQRVHTGERPFICTVCGKRFVQSSHLLTHQLVHNDKRPFKCSDCEKRFKSKRDLLTHQRGHTGERPFHCSMCGKGFTHSSQLLTHQRTHTGERPFTCSVCGRGFTCTSHLLRHQRVHTGERPFTCSVCGKRFTQSSHLLTHKRCHMRQQGLDSAVTAAVNPIQD from the coding sequence ATGCTGTTCATCTGCTCTATTTGTAGAAAGGAATTCACTGATTCATCCCATCTgatgagacatcagcgagttcacactggggagaggccattcagctgctccatttgtgggaaaggattcacccaGTCATCACATCTGCTGAGGCACCAACATGTTCACACTAACAAGAGACCTTTTCAATGTTCAGACTGTGGGAAGACATTTAAAAGCAAACAGGATTTGCTGAGGCACCAGCacactcacactggagagaggccgttcacctgttcaaagtgtgggaagggattcactaattcatccaacttgctgaaacaccagcgagttcacactgatgagagaccttttaagtGCTCAGACTGTGGGAAATGCTATAAAAGCTCAGAGGAACTGAcatgccatcaacgtgttcatacAGACAAGAGACCATTccggtgctctcactgcgggacagGGTTCACACGATCGTCTCAACTCACTGTACACCAGCGccgtcacactggggagagaccgttcacttgTTCCATATGTGGTAAGGGATTCACTTGTTCATCGCACCTCACTGCACACCAACGTATTCACACAAataagagaccttttaaatgttctgactgtgaggaGAGCTTCAAAAGCAGAAATGAGCTGCTGACGCACCAGCATAATCATACTggtgagagaccattcacctgctctgagtgtggcaaGGGATTCTGTCGGTCGTCCCACCTcctgatacaccagcgagttcataatggagagagaccattcacttgccctgaatgtgggaagggattcacacagtcatctatcctgttgacacaccagcgagttcacactggggagagaccattcatctgcactgtatgtgggaagagatttgtCCAGTCATCCCACCTCCTAACACACCAGCTTGTTCACAATGataagagaccttttaaatgttctgactgtgagaagagattTAAATCTAAAAGGGATTTGCTGACTCACCAGCGAGGTCACACCGGAGAGAGACCATTCCACTGCTCcatgtgtggaaagggattcactcattcatcccagctgctgacacaccaacgcacacatactggggagaggccatttacctgctccgtgtgtgggagagGATTTACCTGTACCtcacacctgctgagacaccagcgggttcacactggggagagaccattcacctgctctgtgtgtgggaagagatttactcagtcatcccacctactGACACACAAGAGATGTCACATGCGTCAGCaaggattggattctgctgttactgCTGCTGTTAATCCCATCCAGGACTGA
- the LOC119975439 gene encoding E3 ubiquitin-protein ligase TRIM69-like isoform X2: MHQILTEKEQRLLRDLREEEERILETMEKNLRVIQENLNSIEEKFSKLQKQMEQKNELIFLKEAAHQKRRLSDDTLTFSVSAAALSIGKFKGPLQYTAWREMINSINPAPASLTLDLNTAHPV; encoded by the exons ATGCACCAGATTCTCACTGAGAAAGAGCAGCGTTTACTCAGAGATCTCAGGGAAGAAGAGGAGAGGATTCTAGAAACAATGGAGAAAAACCTTCGAGTGATTCaggagaatttaaattctattGAGGAGAAATTCTCCAAGTTGCAGAAACAGATGGAGCAAAAAAACGAGCTGATATTTCTGAAG GAGGCAGCTCATCAGAAGAGAAG GCTCAGTGATGACACTCTAACATTCTCGGTATCTGCTGCTGCCCTGTCTATCGGAAAGTTCAAAGGCCCTTTACAGTACACAGCGTGGAGAGAAATGATAAACTCCATTAACCCTG CTCCAGCCTCTCTGACTCTGGATCTGAACACGGCTCATCCTGTCTGA